One window from the genome of Elaeis guineensis isolate ETL-2024a chromosome 5, EG11, whole genome shotgun sequence encodes:
- the LOC105045706 gene encoding ATP synthase small subunit 6-A, mitochondrial isoform X2, with product MRKFDPWPVFFRREFNRNWPFLVGFAITGAFIVKLTAGLTEEDAKNSRFVQEHNSWLHLR from the exons atgaGGAAGTTCGATCCGTGGCCGGTATTCTTCAGGAGGGAGTTTAACCGCAACTGGCCTTTCCTCGTCGGCTTCGCCATCACCGGCGCCTTCATCGTCAAGCTCACTGCCGGCCTCACTG AGGAGGACGCCAAGAACTCTCGCTTCGTTCAGGAGCACAACAG CTGGTTGCATCTCCGTTGA
- the LOC105045707 gene encoding uncharacterized protein isoform X1, which yields MWIWTHCVLKQGVELEQREGLFSGQGVFCGVITMSIDSSRSPPRGRLFRTERTSYRDASYRRKRRSYWDCLCKNCKRPGHYARDCPNVAVCNNCALSGHIPAECTAKTLCWNCKDHGRVASECKNEVVCHMCNKTGHLARACPGSGLAHFDTRLCNNSYKPGHIAADCTNDKACNNCRKTGHLARECPNEPVCNLCNVSGHVAHNCSKASLALEIQNGRFGGMCGQPSYITCGCVGTVICSNCGGRGHLSYKCPSGRIFGRVLRRY from the exons ATGTGGATCTGGACTCACTGCGTTTTGAAACAGGGGGTGGAGTTGGAGCAGCGGGAGGGGTTGTTTAGTGGACAGGGAGTGTTTTGTGGGGTTATCACTATGAGTATAGACAGCAGCAGAAGCCCTCCTCGAGGACGTCTGTTCCGAACCGAGCGCACGTCCTACCGTGATGCTTCTTACAGGAGGAAACGCCGCAGCTACTG GGATTGTCTCTGCAAGAACTGTAAGCGTCCAGGACACTATGCTAGAGACTGTCCAAATGTAGCTGTCTGCAACAATTGTGCACTCTCAGG GCACATCCCAGCAGAGTGCACTGCAAAGACCCTGTGCTGGAATTGCAAGGACCATGGACGTGTTGCCAGTGAGTGCAAAAATGAAGTTGTCTGCCACATGTGTAACAAAACAGGCCACCTGGCTCGTGCTTGCCCCGGCTCCGGACTAGCCCACTTTGACACCAGGCTATGCAACAACAGCTATAAGCCAGGTCATATTGCCGCAGACTGTACCAATGACAAGGCTTGCAACAACTGTCGCAAGACTGGTCACTTGGCTCGTGAATGCCCTAATGAACCAGTCTGCAATCTCTGCAATGTTTCAGGCCATGTGGCACACAACTGTTCCAAGGCAAGCCTGGCATTGGAGATTCAAAACGGGCGTTTTGGTGGCATGTGTGGCCAGCCAAGTTACATCACCTGTGGCTGTGTTGGTACTGTTATCTGTAGCAACTGCGGTGGGCGTGGCCATCTATCTTACAAGTGCCCCTCAGGCAGGATTTTTGGTCGTGTTCTCCGAAGATACTGA
- the LOC105045707 gene encoding uncharacterized protein isoform X2 produces the protein MTTAIILQVQVAANLLDVRQRSSPTIDNGYCVARDPIKFMHLWDCLCKNCKRPGHYARDCPNVAVCNNCALSGHIPAECTAKTLCWNCKDHGRVASECKNEVVCHMCNKTGHLARACPGSGLAHFDTRLCNNSYKPGHIAADCTNDKACNNCRKTGHLARECPNEPVCNLCNVSGHVAHNCSKASLALEIQNGRFGGMCGQPSYITCGCVGTVICSNCGGRGHLSYKCPSGRIFGRVLRRY, from the exons ATGACAACGGCAATAATTTTG CAGGTCCAAGTGGCAGCAAACTTGTTGGATGTCAGGCAAAGAAGCTCACCTACAATAGACAACGGATATTGTGTGGCCAGAGATCCTATCAAGTTCATGCATTTATG GGATTGTCTCTGCAAGAACTGTAAGCGTCCAGGACACTATGCTAGAGACTGTCCAAATGTAGCTGTCTGCAACAATTGTGCACTCTCAGG GCACATCCCAGCAGAGTGCACTGCAAAGACCCTGTGCTGGAATTGCAAGGACCATGGACGTGTTGCCAGTGAGTGCAAAAATGAAGTTGTCTGCCACATGTGTAACAAAACAGGCCACCTGGCTCGTGCTTGCCCCGGCTCCGGACTAGCCCACTTTGACACCAGGCTATGCAACAACAGCTATAAGCCAGGTCATATTGCCGCAGACTGTACCAATGACAAGGCTTGCAACAACTGTCGCAAGACTGGTCACTTGGCTCGTGAATGCCCTAATGAACCAGTCTGCAATCTCTGCAATGTTTCAGGCCATGTGGCACACAACTGTTCCAAGGCAAGCCTGGCATTGGAGATTCAAAACGGGCGTTTTGGTGGCATGTGTGGCCAGCCAAGTTACATCACCTGTGGCTGTGTTGGTACTGTTATCTGTAGCAACTGCGGTGGGCGTGGCCATCTATCTTACAAGTGCCCCTCAGGCAGGATTTTTGGTCGTGTTCTCCGAAGATACTGA
- the LOC105045707 gene encoding uncharacterized protein isoform X3: protein MSIDSSRSPPRGRLFRTERTSYRDASYRRKRRSYWDCLCKNCKRPGHYARDCPNVAVCNNCALSGHIPAECTAKTLCWNCKDHGRVASECKNEVVCHMCNKTGHLARACPGSGLAHFDTRLCNNSYKPGHIAADCTNDKACNNCRKTGHLARECPNEPVCNLCNVSGHVAHNCSKASLALEIQNGRFGGMCGQPSYITCGCVGTVICSNCGGRGHLSYKCPSGRIFGRVLRRY from the exons ATGAGTATAGACAGCAGCAGAAGCCCTCCTCGAGGACGTCTGTTCCGAACCGAGCGCACGTCCTACCGTGATGCTTCTTACAGGAGGAAACGCCGCAGCTACTG GGATTGTCTCTGCAAGAACTGTAAGCGTCCAGGACACTATGCTAGAGACTGTCCAAATGTAGCTGTCTGCAACAATTGTGCACTCTCAGG GCACATCCCAGCAGAGTGCACTGCAAAGACCCTGTGCTGGAATTGCAAGGACCATGGACGTGTTGCCAGTGAGTGCAAAAATGAAGTTGTCTGCCACATGTGTAACAAAACAGGCCACCTGGCTCGTGCTTGCCCCGGCTCCGGACTAGCCCACTTTGACACCAGGCTATGCAACAACAGCTATAAGCCAGGTCATATTGCCGCAGACTGTACCAATGACAAGGCTTGCAACAACTGTCGCAAGACTGGTCACTTGGCTCGTGAATGCCCTAATGAACCAGTCTGCAATCTCTGCAATGTTTCAGGCCATGTGGCACACAACTGTTCCAAGGCAAGCCTGGCATTGGAGATTCAAAACGGGCGTTTTGGTGGCATGTGTGGCCAGCCAAGTTACATCACCTGTGGCTGTGTTGGTACTGTTATCTGTAGCAACTGCGGTGGGCGTGGCCATCTATCTTACAAGTGCCCCTCAGGCAGGATTTTTGGTCGTGTTCTCCGAAGATACTGA
- the LOC105045706 gene encoding ATP synthase small subunit 6-A, mitochondrial isoform X1, translating to MRKFDPWPVFFRREFNRNWPFLVGFAITGAFIVKLTAGLTEEDAKNSRFVQEHNRYDLLDLFPIVPEVDPAD from the exons atgaGGAAGTTCGATCCGTGGCCGGTATTCTTCAGGAGGGAGTTTAACCGCAACTGGCCTTTCCTCGTCGGCTTCGCCATCACCGGCGCCTTCATCGTCAAGCTCACTGCCGGCCTCACTG AGGAGGACGCCAAGAACTCTCGCTTCGTTCAGGAGCACAACAG GTATGATTTGCTGGACTTGTTCCCCATTGTGCCCGAGGTCGACCCTGCTGACTGA
- the LOC105045706 gene encoding ATP synthase small subunit 6-A, mitochondrial isoform X3 — MRKFDPWPVFFRREFNRNWPFLVGFAITGAFIVKLTAGLTEEDAKNSRFVQEHNR, encoded by the exons atgaGGAAGTTCGATCCGTGGCCGGTATTCTTCAGGAGGGAGTTTAACCGCAACTGGCCTTTCCTCGTCGGCTTCGCCATCACCGGCGCCTTCATCGTCAAGCTCACTGCCGGCCTCACTG AGGAGGACGCCAAGAACTCTCGCTTCGTTCAGGAGCACAACAG GTGA